The DNA segment GACCGGTCGGTACGACCGTGCCCCCAGCCGATATCGATATCGAACGAGCGACGACGGAGGACCTCGAGGCCGTCGCCGACGCCTGGGTTCGCCTCGCCCGCGACCAGGCGAGCTACGGATCGCACGTCCTCGCCGAACCGAACCGTCAAACGATGCTGGCAACACTCGGTGCCTATCAGGTCGACGGCGGATTGCTCGTCGCTCGAGAAACGGAGACGATCGTCGGATTCGCGTCGGTGACCGTCGAACACGGGTCACTCACACTCGATTGTACCCGCGGCCTGCTCTCGAACCTGTACGTCGAACCCGAGTATCGCGGTCGCGGCATCGGCACAGCGCTGCTCGAGGCGGCCGAGAACGAACTTCGAGAGCGTGGCGTCGACGTCTGTACGCTCGAGGCGATGGCCAGGAACGAGTCGGCCTGTCGGTTTTACCGCGAGGCGGGCTATGACTCGTTCAGAATCGGGTTCGAACGGCGGCTTTGATGCGGTCTGTTGTGATTCGGTACGATGTACCCCCGAACGGGGACGGTGCTCACCGATACACCGGTACAACGACCCGAACGAGGGAACGGTCTCGAATTACTCGAGCCAACCGTCCGTTCACGCGAGTGGGTGCGATAATTCGCCGAAGAAAAACGACACACACTCAAAGGATGAGTGACTATCGACACGGTGTACGAGCGCCAAGGGAGCATGGGTGGTGCATGCACTCGACTTGTAATCGAGAGTTCCGGGGTTCAAATCCCCGCCTTGGCTTGGTATTTGGCGTTCACTTTTCGTATCGTCGCTTGCGTCGTTGTCCGTCTTTTACACAGCCCACGATTGATTGGTGACAGAAACGCCGATACCACGCCAGTACACCCTCGAATCCGCTGCCTCTGTTGTACATCAGTGTGGTGAGGATCCATATCCCGTGTAGCTGGACAGTCTCTATTTGATGAAAACACTGGAGTATATGAAAAGACTTAGTTGCACACACTTGTACATCGACGTTCAATTCTATACTCTATAGTCGAGCAGCGGTCAGTGGATTTATATATGGGGATGTGAAGCATCCGACAATGCTACTTGCAGCTGGGAAATCTGACAGTCACGAACGACCACCGCTCAGTTATCGTATTATCGCTGCGGTCGCCGAAAAAGAGGGGGTCGATCCGACAGCACTCGAGCCACCGGAGTACGATTCGCTCTACGAGGTACTGAACCCGGAAGCACTCGATTCGCTGTTTGCACCCCGCCAAAACGGGGCTTCCAGAAGTGAAGGATACGTGGAATTTGTGTACGCTGGCTACGACGTCACCGTCTTCAGCGACGGAACGATCGACGTAGCCGAGTAACCTCCTTCGTCCTCAGGCTTGCAGTGAGGCGACGACAGCTTGAACGTGGGGTTTTTTTGATCGTCTACTCGCTCGAGTGTTCCCCATTACAGGCGGCTTCGAACACGGACTCGTGCAGTCGATTCGAAACCGTCTCCATCAGTGTCTCGAGGTTGACGGTGTCGGCCTGGTTGTACCGGACCAGTTTCTCGAGGGCTGCGTCGTCTCCCTGTTCGTACTGGTGCCAGAGCCGGACGGCGTCACGACCGGTGATATCGGGTTGCTCTCGATCGATGCCCAGTTCTTTCTCGATGGGTTTGAGACCGCCCGTGAGGCCGAGCTTTCGACAGGGGTACATGAGATCGATGTGGGGCATCGTGGTATCGACGTCGAGGGCCGTCTCGAGGAACGGAACGTCGAATCGCTGGCCGTTGAACGTCACGAGCGCGGCCGCGTCGTCCAGTTCGATCTGCAGTCGTTCCGCGGTGAGGTCCTGTCCGTTGATCAAAGTCGTCGTCTCGCCACGGCGGTGGAGGCTGACCGTCGTGACCGAGTGGCGGTCGGCGTCCAGACCCGTGGTTTCGATGTCCAGATAGCAGGCGTCCTCGCGGATGTTCTCGTACAGTCGCCAACGACTCGCGGCCGGGAGGGCCTGGGCGAACGGGGTGTACTCACCGCACTCGAGGTGGCGCCGACCCTCTCGAATAAAGCCCTCGATGCGGTCGGCAAGCGTCGGGCCGACGACGCTGCCGTCGAACTCGTCCCAGTGGGTGATGCCGTGTTCCCACAGTCGGCGTTCGGTTTTCTCGCCGACGCCATCGACGGGGAGGAAACTGTTCTCGATTTGCATACTCGAGATGGCGTGAGTGAAGGCAAAAAACGTGTGGATTGTCGGTGTGGTGGGTGCTATCGGTGTAAAACCTTCACGGAGTGTCGTACCTGTTGTCGCGCTCGAGTGTCTACTCTTTCAGGTAACTCGAGCGGGCGCTGTATCCTCGCCTTACTCGTTCACTCCGCGTTGCTTCGTTCGCTCCGATAGTACAGTGAACCGATGTACACACCTACCGCGACGCACGCTTGGGATAGGGTGTGCACTGACTTTCACTAGCTACCATAGCGGACGAGGCCTTAGCGCCCTATCTTTGAGCTAAAAAATCGGGTTCCGTTCCGTGTAGTAATAGAGTTCTACCGTATGGCCACATTCCTGGCAGTCGGCTTCGATTCCTGCAAGCTGAAAGGGGTCGTCCTTCGTGGTCGCGTCGCCGGTGTCAGACTGTGTGATTCCCGTTCCGGAGGGTACCGTCGCCGAGACGGTGGCTCGGCACGCCGGACAGCCAACGGAGACGTGGGGGCGGGCAGCGTGTGACATGCCCCCGGTAATTGGGGCTAGTTAGCTATTGTAAATGCATGCGTACCCGGACATCTCGACCGGTCATCTCGAGACGAGCGTTCCGTCATCGCTCAGAACAGGTCGATGGGAGTTCGCTCAGGACAGGTCGAACGTCAGCGGGTCGAACTCGAAAAATGCGGTTTCGTATCCGTCGTGACGAGCAACCTGTGGTGGGGTATCCACGGTTACGATGGCCGTGTCGGCGGCAGCGATTTCGGAAGCCGAAGCGCCGTAGTGGTGCCCGAGTTCGTGGTCGACTGTCTCCTGCAACGTGGTCTCGAGGATCGTCGAGCCGTCCTCCTCGAGCGTCACCGAGATTGCCATGAACGGCAACGGGAAATCGTTGTACGGCGTTCGTGGATAGACGGCTATATACTGATTTTCTTCGATATCCTCTTGCTCGCTCCCTTCGCTGCCGTCCGTGGAACCGTCAGCTTCCCCAAATCGTTCGACCTCGAGATACCGGAGGGAAATCGAAGCGTCCGCCGACGTTTCGGTGCCGACGTGGGTGCCGGGCAGGTCCTCGAGAGGTGGGCCACCCAGCTGTGGGTGGCCACCGTGTCCTTCGCCGTCGTGATGGCCGTCTTCGTGGTCGTGGTCGTTGTCGTGGTGGCCGTCATCGTGGGCATCACCATGGCCGTCGTCGGGAGTAGCGCCATGATCGTCGTGATCATGATCACCGTGATGTGCGTGGTCGCTGTGGTCCATGGCCTCGAGCGCCCCGGGTTGGCCGCGTTCGTCTTCGTCGATCAAGGTCAACTCGAGGTCGTGCAAATCCGAGCGGGCGTACTCGAAGTCGATTTCGAAGGTGGCGGTTCCCTCGAGTCGATCCGCGAGGTGGCCGGTGCGACGAGCGCTCACGGGGCCGGTGACCACCCGTGCCGTGTATGCCCCTTCGCCGGGGAGAGTGATGTTGTCGCCGTAGTGAAACCCCATTCGCTGTGAGAGCATCGACCAGGGCGGATCGCTGTGGACGACGGCTCCATCGTCGTCCCGAATTTCGAGGGTGCTGTCGACGGGGAGCAACATACCGGTTTCGGCCTCCCAGATGGTCATCATGAGGTGCATCGTGTCGTCGGTGGTGACGTCGACGCGCTCGGTGTCGCCGGCCACGAGCCAGAATCGATGCGGGAAAGTGAACGCGAGGTCGACCGCATACTCGCCGTTGCTCGCCTGCCCATAGGTTCCCATCTCCTCTATCGACGGCGGCATGTAGACGGCGTCGGGACGATTCTCCACCATCGGGGGAACGTCCCAGGCCGATTGTTCTTCGAACCCAAGTCGCTCGAGGCAGCCGGCCACGCCAAGAACACCACCTGTAACGCCAGCGCGCAACAGGTCTCGTCGGCCGAGTTTCATACACCGACGTAAGGACGGTCGCCCAAAACCACTGTCGGTTTTTCGGCTCTCGAACCAACGAACCTTTGATCGTCTGGTCCTTCATTTCGTGTATGGACAGACGGACGTACCTTGGCGGACTCGCCGGCACCGGAATCGCTGGCCTTGCGGGCTGTCTCGGTACGATTGAATCACAGTTGAGCGGGGAACAACCAGGCAGTGGCGACTGGGGTGACGGCGAAACCGTCCTCGACACGCCGACGGAAGACCGAGGGACGCCGAACCACCCGATCTACGGTCACGAGATGCCGTCGTTTTCCTTCCCGGATCCGCTGACGGGCGAGACCGTTTCCTCGAGCGACCTCGAGGGCCGAACGTATCTGATGACGTTCTTTTTCACGCATTGCCCTGACGGGGCGTGCCCGGCCTTGCTTTTGCGACTGCGACGGGCACAGGCCGACGCGATCGAGAACGGGTACGATAACGACCTCGCACTGCTGGCGATGACGTTCGACCCCGAGCGCGACACGCCGGAGGTCCTCGAGACGTACGCCGGCCAACAGGGTGTCGACCTCGAGGCGGGCAACTGGCACTTCCTTCGGCCAGAGAACTACGAATCGGGTGCGCAGGTACTCAGAGAGGATTTCGGGATGCTCCTCGACCGGATCGAAGACGAGGAGGAGTTGGCTGAACTCGAGGAAGAACACGGACACGGAGACGATTCCGATGGGGACGAAGACGAACACAGCGACGAGCACGACGACGGCCATAGTGATGGGCACGACGACGGCCACCACGGTCACGGCGAGTACACCTTCGTTCACTACAACCTCATCTTCCTCGTCAACGAGCACGGCGTCGTCGAGCGGTCGTATCCGAACGCGCTCAGAACCGATACAGAAACCATCGTGGAGGACGTACGCGCGGTCACACGAGGATAAAATGCGCCGACGTGATTACATCGCTGGCCTCGGCAGTCTGGGCGTGCTCGCGACTGGTGGCGTCGTCGCCACCCAGGGTGCAGGCCCGATTCAGGACCGCCTGCAGCGCTGGTTCGGCCCGGACGTGGAACCACTCGAGGTCGAGACGGCCGACGTTCGGGGGAGCGAACCCGGGACGATGCAGATTCCCACGCTCGAGGGACCGATGTTTCTGGATTTCTTCGGGACGTGGTGTCCGCCGTGTATCGAGCAGATGCCGGCACTCGCCGCAGTCCACGAACAGCTAGGCGGCGAAGTCACGTTCGTTTCGATTACGAACGAAGCCGTCGGGGCTTCGATTACCGAAGAAGAGTTAGCCGACTGGTGGATCGAACACGATGGCAACTGGACGGTCGCGCTCGATAGAAACGTCGAACTCGCCGAACGCTACGGGCTCTCGGGCTACCCGCTCGCCGTCGCTATCGACGAGTACGGCGTCGTTCAGTGGTCGGAGACCGGCGTCAAGACGGAGGCCGAACTGATCGACGGTATCGAACAGGCACTGTAAATGGTCGATCTGTCGCTCATTCCGACCCTCGCGTTCGCGATTGGAGCGGGCGTTGCGACGTTCTTCTCACCGTGTGCGTACCCACTGTTGCCGGGATACGTCGGTTACTACGCCAGCCAAACCGAAAGCGAAGCGCCGTCACTCGGTGGCTCACTGGCTCGAGGGATCGTCGCAGGAACCGGCGTCATCGTGACGTTCGTCGTCCTGTTGGGGGCGACGTTCGTCGTTGGTCACGCGACGTTGTCGAACATCGTTCTATTCGAACCGGTCATCGGCGCACTGCTGGTCGTGTTTGGCGTCATGGTCGTCTTCGACCGCGCTCCTTCGCTGTCGATAGCGCTGCCGAAACGTCGCTCGAGCGTGGCCGGATTCGGTGTGTTCGGTGCTGGGTACGCGCTCGCGGCCGCTGGCTGCGTCGCACCCCTCTTCATAGGGGTCCTTGGGAGTGCCCTCTCACTGTCGTTGCTCGATGGCGCGCTCGTTATTTTGGCGTACGTGGGTACTGTTACGGTTTTGATGATCTCGCTCACCGTCGCGGCGGGCGTCGGTCTGAGTGCCGGGATGGGCGTCCTGGCTTCGCGTACACGAACGCTCGAGCGAGTGGCCGGCGGAATCATGATCGTTGCGGGCCTCGGGCAGTTGTATCTCGCCATCTTCGTCCTCGAAGTGTTGTAGAGGCAACGGATCCGTGGGGGGTTCGCCCACAGGTTTGGTCAGATGACACCCCAGCCTTGGTAACTCGGGATTATCGTCGGGTACGGGAAGACTACTAATATACACAACGCCGGTTTTCCGCACCAGTGAACGGACCCGCCAGCCCATGGATACGGATGTCTGCCGTCTCCTCGAGGACTCCCGCCGATCGAGTCGATGACACACAGCATACGGGTAACCGAACTGTCGCTCGGTAGTCTCCCGTGCGTATGTCTGATGAGCATTCGCTGGAGGGGGAAACCAATGCTGAGCGACTGGTACTGATTATTTGTCCCGGAGACGACGCTCCCATAGGGCGGGCGCTCCGTGCCGAGATGGCCGCTGACGAGTACACGGTAGTGACTGCCGCAGATGTTTCGGAGGGCAGGGAGATACTCGAGCGGGCGGCTGTCGGATGTGTAGTCGTCTCACTCGAGCAGGTCTCGACAACGGATTTTGCGGCCCTTCGCGCTCGAGCGTCGTGTCCGATACTCGCCCTCGTAGGAGCCGAGAGAACAGCCGCCGCGCTCGAACTGGGCGCCACGGACGTTCTCAGGCCGGACGACCCCCCTGCTGTCGTTCGACGGCGAGTACAGAACCTGTTAGCGGTAACTGCTGACACGGCCACGGTTGCTCAGCAATCGGCTGGCGATAGACACAGTCAGAGAGACACGCCGGTGGATCCCCACCCTGCCGAGTCGTTGCGACGCGCCACGACCCCCTCTCGCGTGTGCACAAACGTTACTGAGACGATTGTCGGCGTGACCCCGATTTCTATTGCCGGGTGTTATCTTCGGTCCGGCGATCGGCTGAACCCCGCTGCAATCGTCCCCGCGGGCAGGGAACCGCCGATTCGGTTGCCACCGATAGCACTGTCAGAGCACCCGGAACTCGACCCACGGGAGATCTCAGGACCCGCTATCGGCCAATATTCGTCTTTACAATCGATTGTCGAGGAAGCGTCCGATGAAGCGATATTCGTCGCACCGATCGGTGACCGCGGCATCCTCTTTGGGAGCGGTTCGCGCGTCCGGGAGATGGATATTGGCGCTATCAGCACCGTTCAATGGCTGGTTGCACTGACCACACTCGTGCTCGAGCGTCTCGAGGACCAGCGACGGCTCGAATCGCTCGAGACCGAACGAAAACACCTCGAGTCGGATGTCGACCGGTGGCAAGCACTCGGAAGCGTTCTCAGATCAGTCGGTGATACGCTCGAGACTGGTTCGGCTCCTTCCTTCGAACGGGCACTCTGCCGCGAACTGGTCGGCCTCGAGTGGATCGAGGGGGCGTGGATTGGCGACCTCTCGTTCGATTCCGGGGCCTACAACTGTCGTGAACAGGCTGGGATGCCGGTGGTCCCATTCGGAGCCGGTGACGGGACGGTTCCCGACTCACTGTTTCGCGAACTGGTCGATTCGTTGGCAGCCGGTAACAGTACGCTCCTGTCGGCGGTCGACCTGGTGGGCTACGAAGGGTCGCTCCCCAGTGGCGAGCGCGACGAGGGAGCTGTGGGTGACACCGTTTTCGTCCCGCTGGTGTTCGACCGTCGTCGATATGGCGTCCTCGGGATTCGGACTGATGACGCCGACCTCGGTGCCGAGACACGGGGGCGGTTCGATGTCGTGGGCAGCGTCCTCTCGATGGCGAGTGCGTTTCTCGAGTGTCGTCGGCTTATCGGGAGTGACGAACGGCTCCACCTCGAGGTTCGGATTACTGGAACCGCTTCGGAAACGCTCGAAACCCAAATCAGCCCCGATCCACTCCTCGCACTGGCAACGAGTCTCGAGTGTCAGCTAGCCGTGTTGGCACTGTCGGTGACGCCACTTGGGGAACGCCACGAAACGACCGCCGCACTCGCCGTCGAGAATAGTGCATTCGAGGTACCGGCGGTCGAGTCGGCAATCGACGCGATAGACGGTATCGACTTTCTCGAAGGGGCTCCTCGAAGCGACGGGTCGCTGATGCTGTACGTTCGACTGGTCACAGAGACGATTGCACAGCGGGTGACGACCCACGGTGGGTTGATACGGACGATCGATGGGACGGGTCCTGACCCGACGCTACACATCGAAATCGCCGCCGAAAGCGACGTCCGTTCGTTCATCGATGTCCTCGATCGTCATCTCGAGGGTGTCGAACTCCGTCGGAAACAAACGGTTTCGCCAGGCGCACAGGCTGGGACTTCCTTTGCCGACCACGCACACCAGCGGTTGACCGACCGACAACTCGAGACGCTCCGACTGGCCTATCAGGCCGGCTACTTCGAATGGCCACGGGAGCGAACCGGGAGCGAGGTCGCTGGATTACTCGCGGTGTCACAGCCGACGTTCGCCCGCCATCTCCGAATCGCCCAGCGCAAACTGTACGAACTCCTCTTCGACGACGGCTGGCTCGAGTGACCTATAGGAGCCGGTGAAACGATGTATACACCCGCTCGAATCGCCGGCTTGCGAGCGTTTGCAGTGACTGTGACTGGCGACTATCGGGAATCGCTCCGACGGCGGAGGCTTCCGGATTCCCCTGGAGTAACCACGAACTACTTTCGACCGAATCGAGGGCTGTGTGTAGCTCAAGCACGAGAGTACAACACACGTGCATTCTCGATAAATTACCAGTGAGAAACAGTAGCTTACGGGAGGTACCAATACTCACGAAAAGCCGTAATTCACGATATACAGACGCTCATACGGCCTGATGGATGAATACAACTAGCGTGAAATCTGCGCCAATTTTCAGCAGTTAGCGTTCACCCCCAAGTACCGCGAGCGGTAATGCACACCTAATGAACCTCGAGACGATAACCGTCGATTACTCCGCTCGATCAGTTCGGTCGGTGAGTGTTCGATGAGCGCACAATCTGCAGACACCGGGCAACCGGGCGTGAGTGCGCTCGAGGATGGCATCGTCGTCGAACTCGAACTCGAACATCCCTCACTGTTGTTGGGGTCGACACTCCGACGATTTCCTGCAGTTTCGATTACCCTCGAGTACTGGTCGGAGCTGGATGATGGGCGAACGATGGTCTTCTTTACCGTTCGCTGTGCGGACGACGACCTCGATCCCTTCGAGGCAGCGCTGGCGGCCGATCCGACGATTTCCGACGCAACGTTCGTCGACGAGTACCCCAGAAAGCGCGTCTATCGCGCCGAAATCACCGAGGACACGCTTCGGGTGACCAGCCAGATTACCGAGGCAGGCGGACACATTCTCGATCGCTCGAGCGGCCAGACCGGCTGGACGGTTCAGATTCGGTTTCCCGATCGTGACGGGCTGGTTGCGTTCAACCGCTCGTGTGACAGTCGAGATATCTCGTTTCACGTGACCCAGTTGCGTATGGCCAAACCCGGCGAGCGGGCCGTCCTCGGTCTGACGCAGAAACAGGAAGCGCTGTTGCGTGTTGCCTACGAGGAAGGCTACTTCGAGGTCCCACGCGGCATCTCACAGGACGAACTGGCCGACCGCCTGAACGTCTCCAAATCGGCCGTCTCCCAGCGCCTTCGACGAGCGATGAACGAACTGTGTGCGTCGTCGCTGTCGAACGCTCCGAAGTAAACTATAGTAGCCAGTGAAAGTCAGTGCACACCCTCTCCCAATCGTGCGTCGCGGTCGGTGTGTACCTCGGTTCACTGGCTACTATAGCCCATCACCTCAGCGCATACACACCTCGGCCCTCGAGGCTGTCGTCTCCATGGACGACTTCCAACGGGGGTGAGCGAACCGTTCGCATGCTCGAGACCGAACGGTGACCGCCGTTACTCGAACCGGAGGTACTTCCTGTCGTACTCCGGTTCGCCCTGACGTGGATGGATCGTGATGAACGATTCCGGCGGCAACTCCGACAGTGCTGCCGGCAGCGAGGCGAGTTCGTTGTGCCAACCGATGTCACCTTTCCGTGGCGTGATGGCGACGATAAGATCGTCTTCGCTCGCGCGAGACTCGAGTGTGGGCAACAGCCTATCCCATTGCGGAACCTCCTCGAACTCGGCGGAAACGTCCTCTTCGACGAGTCCGAACAGGCGCTCGAACTGGTGGGTTTTACCCTCGACGACGAGGACGGTGATGGGGATGCCGAGACTGGCCGCCAGCCGTTTGGTGATGTGAACGGCCTCGTAGAATCCCTCGTGGTGGTCAGCCCCGATGGGGACGACGACGAACAGTTCCTGGGTGGTGTTGATCGGGTGGCCGAGTCGACTTACCAGCACCGGGAGCGTCGTCCGGTCGAGTACCTGGTCGATGATACTACCGAAGATGCGATGGCTGAACGAGCGTCTGGCGTCCCACCCCATCAGGATCTGGTTGGCCTGTACCTCGAGTGCGCTCTGGACGATACCGCTCGCGACGTTGTGGCTCACGCGCGTCTCCGCTTCGACTGGGACTTCAGCAGCCCCGCCGATTTCGGCAATCTGTTCCAGCTCTTCGCGGACGGCGGCGACCTGATCTTCCGGGCGCTCGTTTTTGTTTCGCTGAATCACCGTCAGGACGTTCACCGGATTGGTGCCACGTTCACCTTTTAACACGAACGCGAGCTCGAGCAACCGCTCTTGCAGTTCGGCGTGGTGTGACAGCGGCAACAGAATATTCGGATCGAGGACGCTGTCTTCGCCCTGTCCAGCCTCACGTTCGAGAGCGAGCCGTTTCGCCGCGCGTTCGGTAATCCAGGGGCTCACGAGGGCCGTCACCAGCAACAGCAAGACCACGGCGTTCAGCACCTGTTCGCCGAAGACGCCAGCATCGACGCCAACGAGGGTGATTGCCAGTGCGGCTGCCGCTTGCCCGGTCGAGAGACCAAAGATGACGCCACGCTCGCTCGCGTTGTAGCCCTGAATAGACGAAACGAGCCAGGCGGCAGCCGCTTTCGTCCCGACCATCACGACGACGACGAAGGCCGCGATCTGGAGCGTTCCAAACCCGTCGAGGATGACCGTCGGGTTGACCAGCATACCGACGTGCAACAGGAAAAACGGGATGAAAAACGCGTTTCCGACGAACTCGATCCGGTTCATCAACGTGCCGCCCTGCGGGATGAGACGGTTCAAGGCGAGTCCAGCGACGAACGCACCGAGGATTGGCGCGATCTCGAGTACCTGGGCGAGACTGGCGGCAGCGAAGATAGCGACCATGATAAACAGGAACTCGAAGTAGCTCTCCTGGCTGAAGTTCTGGAAAAAGCGTCGCGAAATCGGCGGGAGCAAAAACCAGGTCGCCGCAAACAGAATCGTGAGGTTGGCAAACACCGTCAGAAACAGCCAGACGGTCAGGTCGCCGTCGATAGCACCAGTCACGACGGCGAGGACGATCAGGGCGAGCGTATCGGTAAAGAGGATGCCGCCGAAGACGGCCGTCACGGCCCGGTTTTTCGTCACGTTGTATCGGTTGACGATCGGATAGGCAAGCAGCGTGTGCGAGGCAAACACTGCAGAGAGCAAGACGGCCGCGAGTGGGTCAAACCCGAGGAGGATCATCGCACCGAACGTCCCGACAATAAATGGCAAGAAAAAGCTCGTCAGTCCGAAGAGGGCGGCATTTTCGGGGGCTTCTTTGAACCCCTGCAAATCGAGTTCGAGGCCGACGGTAAACAAGAGGTAAATCAGCCCGACTTCGCCGAGCAAGACGATTGCGTCCGTGTGTTCGACGATTTCGAGCGCATCCGGCCCGATAATCGCTCCAACGACGACGATGCCCACGATTCCTGGCTGACCGAGCCGTTTGACGATCAGCGGCCCAGCCAGAAAGACGGCCATGGCGATCGCAAACACGAGGACCGGTTCCTCGAGTGCGATGCCGATGGGCGAGGACGTTCCAGCAGTTAACGTATAGGTGAACATTCTGGTCGGTTGGTAGGGAGATGGTGTACTCGTCGGCTTCGAGCACCGACGACCGAGCGGGCGGCCACGTGTCTGCCCTGCCCGTAGCTGTTCTGCCTCGACGTGAGACGTGGGTTGCTAATAAGCGATTGGTTTCCGACACAGA comes from the Natronosalvus amylolyticus genome and includes:
- a CDS encoding cation:proton antiporter gives rise to the protein MFTYTLTAGTSSPIGIALEEPVLVFAIAMAVFLAGPLIVKRLGQPGIVGIVVVGAIIGPDALEIVEHTDAIVLLGEVGLIYLLFTVGLELDLQGFKEAPENAALFGLTSFFLPFIVGTFGAMILLGFDPLAAVLLSAVFASHTLLAYPIVNRYNVTKNRAVTAVFGGILFTDTLALIVLAVVTGAIDGDLTVWLFLTVFANLTILFAATWFLLPPISRRFFQNFSQESYFEFLFIMVAIFAAASLAQVLEIAPILGAFVAGLALNRLIPQGGTLMNRIEFVGNAFFIPFFLLHVGMLVNPTVILDGFGTLQIAAFVVVVMVGTKAAAAWLVSSIQGYNASERGVIFGLSTGQAAAALAITLVGVDAGVFGEQVLNAVVLLLLVTALVSPWITERAAKRLALEREAGQGEDSVLDPNILLPLSHHAELQERLLELAFVLKGERGTNPVNVLTVIQRNKNERPEDQVAAVREELEQIAEIGGAAEVPVEAETRVSHNVASGIVQSALEVQANQILMGWDARRSFSHRIFGSIIDQVLDRTTLPVLVSRLGHPINTTQELFVVVPIGADHHEGFYEAVHITKRLAASLGIPITVLVVEGKTHQFERLFGLVEEDVSAEFEEVPQWDRLLPTLESRASEDDLIVAITPRKGDIGWHNELASLPAALSELPPESFITIHPRQGEPEYDRKYLRFE